The following are encoded together in the Apodemus sylvaticus chromosome 11, mApoSyl1.1, whole genome shotgun sequence genome:
- the LOC127695860 gene encoding uncharacterized protein LOC127695860: protein MMCGGQGSETGDGEGNPMERMRRHRRSHGGAASAGRPRRPELARRGGGAGRRAGAHPPGPTLSRDTSSSAGRGGRPRPHPRPSRACGSAPRPSPLSLHAQCADKRTAGSGRLRFVPAPALVAAAAAAPHSRPRLRHHRRLPRPFGPAPARFSNHTPRHCARHRRDGRTPAPWPKFGKGRTRTLPPVGARVPLGLRPRALPELFAPRYSEKTLGYTGARCLQSLHCPRPRK from the coding sequence ATGATGTGCGGAGGCCAGGGAAGTGAGACTGGGGACGGTGAGGGGAACCCGATGGAGCGGATGCGCAGACACCGCAGGAGCCACGGAGGAGCGGCGAGCGCGGGGCGCCCACGCCGGCCGGAACTGGCGCGGCGGGGCGGCGGGGCGGGACGCAGGGCCGGTGCCCACCCACCCGGCCCTACCTTGTCTAGGGACACCTCCAGCtcggcggggcggggcgggagaCCGCGGCCGCATCCACGTCCCAGCCGCGCTTGCGGCTCAGCCCCGCGACCGTCGCCGCTCTCGCTCCATGCGCAATGCGCGGACAAGCGGACGGCGGGGTCTGGGCGGCTCCGGTTCGTCCCAGCTCCAGCACTTGTTGCCGCGGCGGCCGCTGCGCCTCACTCCCGGCCCCGGCTCCGGCACCACCGCCGCCTGCCGCGTCCCTTCGGTCCCGCCCCTGCCCGATTCTCCAATCACACGCCGCGCCACTGCGCGCGTCACCGCCGGGACGGCCGCACTCCCGCCCCGTGGCCCAAGTTTGGGAAAGGCCGAACTCGAACCCTCCCGCCAGTTGGCGCCCGGGTCCCGCTGGGATTGCGCCCCCGGGCCCTTCCCGAGCTCTTCGCCCCTCGCTACAGCGAGAAAACCCTTGGCTACACCGGAGCGCGCTGTCTCCAAAGTCTACACTGCCCCCGCCCCAGGAAGTAG